CAGCGCCGGCGTCGGGGGATCGTCGCTGATCCCGGCCCGCCCGCTCGCTCTCGATGAGCTCGTTCAGCCAGCGCACTTCGCGCTCCACGGACTCCATGCCGTGCCGCTGCAGCTCAAGTGTGTAGTCGTCCAGGCGCTCGCGAGTCCGGGTCAGAGAGGCGCGCATCTTCTCCAGGCGCTCCTCGAGACGGCTGCGACGGCCCTCGAGCACCCGCATCCGCACTTCACGCTCCGTCTGCCCGAAGAAGGCGAAACGGGCTGCGAAGTGCTCGTCTTCCCAGGTGTCGGGACCGGTGTGCGAGAGCAGCTCCTCGAAGTGCTCCTTGCCGTCGGCCGTCAACCTGTAGACGATCTTGGCGCGGCGCCCTGCGAGTGAAGCGGCGAGTGCGTCCTCAGGGGCACTTCCCGGTTCCTCGATCAACCAGCCGTTGGCGACCAGCGTCTTGAGGCACGGGTAGAGGGTCCCGTAGCTGAAGGCCCTGAAGACCCCCAGCGAGGTGTTCAGCCGCTTGCGCAGCTCATAGCCGTGCATCGGGGACTCGCGGAGCAGGCCGAGTACGGCGAATTCGAGGATGCCTGAGCGTCTGCTCATCCCTCGCCCCCTCCGCCTGTCGCTGAACGCATCGAAGTCTTTATGCCGTGCTGATGTATCGAGTCGATACATCAGCACGATAGAACGGCCTTCCGGCTGGGGCAAGGGGGGTCATCGTGAACGGCGTCACATCACCAATTCGCAGCAGGCAACTTGCCTGATTTGGGGTGAACATCGGCACTCGGCAGGTTTTGACCGTGCGTAGTGTGTGCGCCATGCAGACCACAGGGAACCGAGTGACGCCTGGGGGCGTCAGCTGTCTCGGAACCAAGAGGTCCGTATGTCGGGGGGACCGGAACTCAACTGCCGCTTCCAGGCGATCTCGCCTGCCCGAGGAGTAGTCGTTCGATGAGCGAGCACCGTCGCAAACCGCCACAGCCGCAGGGTGGCGGTCGCGCCGCGGACAGGCGGGCTGCGCCGCAGCCCTCCGGCCGCCGCGCGGCACCTACGAGGTCCGCCCCCACCGGGTCGCCCTCCGGTTCGTACGGCGAGGAGCGTCCGTACGGCGGCCGCGCCGAAGCCAGGCGTGCCGCCCAGCGGGGTGGAGGCGGCGGCAGCCGCAGGCGCGGCGCACCCGAGGGCGGTCCTCAGGGGCCGAACGGGCCCGGAGGCCGTGGTGGTGGCCGCCGTGGTGGCGGCGGTGGCGGGCGCGGGGACGGTTTCGACGGTCCCGCAGGGCGCGGGCGCCGTCCGTCCAAGAAGCGGATGATCGACTATCCGAGGGCCAACAAGTACGGCTGGCGGCGCTGGATGCCGTCCTGGAAGCTCGTGACGGGCACCTGCATCGGCTTCACCGGCGTGCTGCTGGGTGCGGCCACGATCGCGTACGCCATGGTGAGCGTCCCGAACGTCGCGAAGACGGCCACCGCCCAGAACAACGTCTACTACTGGGCCGACGGCAGCCAGATGGTCGCGACCGGTGGCGAGGTCAACCGCCAGATCATTCCGTACGACCAGATTCCCAAGGAGATGCGGTTCGCCGTCATGTCCGCGGAGAACAAGACCTTCGAGACGGACAGCGGCATCGACCCGCAGGGCATCGCGCGCGCGCTTCTCAACATGGCCAAGGGGGGCGAGACCCAGGGCGGGTCGACGATCACCCAGCAGTACGTGAAGAACGCGCAGCTCGACGACCAGTCGCAGACGATCAGCCGCAAGTTCAAAGAGCTCTTCATCTCCATCAAGGTCGGGACGACCAGGGACAAGAAGGAGATCATGGCCGGGTACCTGAACACCGCGTACTACGGTCGTGGTGCTTACGGGATCCAGGCCGCGGCGCGGACGTACTTCCACACGGACGCCAAGAAGCTGAACGTGAGCCAGTGCGCCTTCCTGTCCTCGCTGCTCAAGGGCGCCACGTACTACGACCCGGCGGGCAACCCCGGGATCGACACGGAGGCGTCCGCCGAGCACAACACGATCAGGGTCACGGCGCGATGGAAGTGGACCCTCGACGAGATGGTCAAGGACGAGCGCATCAGCGCCGAGGACCGGGCCAAATACAAGACGCTGCCGCACGTCGACGGGCTGAAGAAGAACGCGCAGCTCAGCGGGCAGACCGGCTACCTGGTCGACCTCGCCAAGTCGTACGTCCAGAAGACCACCAAGATCTCGGCCAACGACCTCAGCAAGGGCGGGTACCAGATCTACACGACCTTCGACAAGAAGAAGGTCGAAGACCTGGAGGCAGCGGTCAAGAAGGTCCGCAAGGAAAAGAGCGACCCCAAGCGCGCCGAGGACAAGTACGTCCAGTTCGGCGGTGCCTCGGTGGATGTGAAGTCCGGCGCGATCGTCGCGATCTACGGCGGCGAGAACGCCACCACGCACTTCACCAACAACGCAGACGTGACCGGTGCTCAGGTCGGCTCGACCTTCAAGCCCTTCGTGCTCGCGGCTGCACTCCGGGACGGAAAGCGCGACCCGGACGACGGCTCCAAGCGGACCATCGTGTCGACGAAGAGTCTCTACAGCGGCAAGAACGACCTGAAGATCAAGAACTACGACGGCAGCATCTGGGAGGACAAGGACGGCAAGGAATGGCTGCAGGAGAACGACGACAAGCAGTCGGTCGGCAGGGCTCCTGACTACGCCATCGACCTGCGTGAGGCCATGCGGGAGTCGGTCAACTCGGCTTTCGTACAGCTCGGCATGGACGTGGGAACCGACAAGGTGAAGCAGGCGGCCGTAGACGCCGGCCTGACGGACGACCGGACCACCATGGCCAGCGACAGCGTCCCGTCCTTCTCCATCGGTACGTCCAGCCCCAGCGCCATCCGCATGGCCGGTGCGTACAGCACCTTCGCCAACAACGGCCAGCAGAACGAGCCGTTCTCCGTCAAGAGGGTCGCCCAGGACGGAGTGGACGTCTACAACCACGAGACGAAGACGAAGTCCGCCTTCTCCTCCGCGATCGCCAGCAACGTCACCGACGTACTGAAGACCGTGGTCGACAAGGGCACCGGCACCTCTGCCCAGCTTCCGGACGGCCGGGAGGTCGCAGGCAAGACCGGTACCACTGACGAGAACAAGTCCGCCTGGTTCGTCGGCTACACCCCGCAGTTGTCGACCGCCATCGACATGTACCGGCTGGACGACACCCACAAGGTCTCCGGGTTCCAGAAGATGTACGGCACCTTCGGCAAGGACAAGATCCACGGTGCCTCGTTCCCCGCGGAGATCTGGCACGACTACATGACGAAGGCGATGGCCGGCCAGCCGGAGCTTTCGTTCCCGTCGGCCGAGGATCTCGGTGAGGTCGTCTACGGCGGTGGCCTGTCGAGCCCCGAGCCGACGCCGACCATCGTCCCGACGCCCACCCCCTCGCCGACGCCGTCGATCCCGACCCCGTCCTTCACGCCGACGCCGACGCCGACCCCCACCTCCAGCTGCAGCAAGTGGGATTGGACCTGCAACGGCAACAGCACCACGCCCACGCCCTCGGCCACCACGAGCAGTCCGGGGAACAACGGCGGCAGCAACGGGAACGGCAACGGAGGAACCGGCGTCTTCGGTGGGACGACCGGCTAGCAGCCGGTCACCCCGTCGCTCCAGGGCCGTCGCAGCAGCAGCTGCGACGGCCCTGGCCGTTCCCACAGCGGCGTACGGCAGGATGTGGGCCATGACGAGCGTGCAGAGAGACGTCGAGGACGCCCCCGGCCCCCAGGATGTCGTGCGGCCCACGCAGCAGGACGAGGTCGCGACGGCCGGCAGCGAGCTGATCGGCGGGCCCGTCGGCCGTTTCGCCCGGCTCGGGACCGGGCCCGGCTACGGCTGGCTGACGCCGGTGCGGGTCGTGGTGCTCGTGGCGCTCGGGATGTTCGCGCTCGGCATGGTGCAGAAGATGCCCTGCTACGACTGGGCCTGGTTCCAGGGCGCCACCTCCCAGTACACGCACGCCTGTTACTCCGACATCCCGCACCTCTATGTCGGGCGCGGCTTCGCCGACGACCTCGTCCCGTACTTCGACAGCTTCAACGGCGACATGCAGTACCTCGAATACCCCGTCCTGACCGGCCTGTTCATGGAGGTCGCCTCCTGGCTGACCCCGCACGGCGGCTCGATGCAGCACCGCGAGCAGGTCTACTGGATGGTCAACGCGGGGATGCTGATGATCTGTACGGCGGTCATCGCCGCCTGCGTCGCCCGCACGCACCGACGCCGCCCCTGGGACGCTCTGCTGCTCGCCCTGGCGCCCGCCTTCGCGCTCACCTCCACCATCAACTGGGACCTGTTCGCGGTCGCGCTGACGGCCGCGGCGATGCTGATGTGGTCGCGGAGCAGGCCCCTCGCCTTCGGGATTCTGATCGGCCTTGCGACCGCCGCGAAGCTCTACCCCGTACTGATCCTGGGGCCGGTTCTCCTGCTGTGCTGGCGGGCCAAGAAGTGGCGGGAGTTCCTGACCGCGCTGCTGGGCGCCGCAGCGGCCTGGCTGGTGGTGGACCTTCCGGTGATGTTCCTCGCCCCCGAGGGGTTCAAGAAGTTCTGGACCTTCAGCCACGACCGCGGGGTCGACTTCGGCTCGTTCTGGCTGATCATCCAGCAGCGCTGGGTCCCCAGCGGCCTCGACACCGACATGGTCAACGACGTCTCGATCCTGCTGATGCTGCTGGCCTGCGGTGGTTTGGCGGCGCTCGCCCTGATGGCGCCGCGACGTCCGCGCCTGGCCCAGCTCGCGTTCCTGGTCGTCGCGGCGTTCATCCTCACCAACAAGGTCTATTCACCGCAGTACGTACTGTGGCTGATCCCCCTCGCCGCCCTCGCCCGGCCGCGCTGGCGGGACTTCCTGATCTGGCAGGCCTGCGAGTCGATGTACTTCCTGGGCATCTGGCTCTACCTGGCGTTCATCGGCAGCGGCGACAAGCCGAAGGGGCTGCCGCAGGACGGCTATCAGTGGGCGATCATCCTGCACCTGGTGGGGACGCTGTACCTCTGCGCGGTGATCGTGCGGGACATCCTCATGCCGGAGCGCGACGTCGTACGCAAGGACGGATCGGACGACCCCTCGGGCGGTGTGCTGGACGGTGCGCCGGACGAGTTCGTCATGGGGGCCGCCGCGCATCCGCCGCGGCATGCCGCGCACCACTACGAGGACCAGGTCGTGGAGTGGGGCTCGGAGCACTGGAAACGGTAGCCGTACCAGCCGTACGCAGAGGAAAAGGGCTCCCCCGGACCAGCCGGAGGAGCCCTTTCCGCGTATCGCTCAGCTACGTGCTGCTGCTCAGCGGTCGACGAGGCGGTCGAACTGCGTTGTCGTGTGGCGCAGATGGGCCACCAGCTCGTCCCCCACCCGCGGCTCCTGCGCGTCCGAGGGCACGAACAGGATCGACACCTGCATGTGCGGCGGCTCGGCGAACCAGCGCTGCTTGCCCGCCCATACGAACGGCGACAGATTGCGGTTCACGGTCGCCAGACCCGCCCGCGCCACACCCTTGGCGCGCGGCATCATCCCGTGCAGCGCCTTCGGCGCCTCCAGGCCGACCCCGTGCGAGGTGCCGCCGGCGACGACGACCAGCCAGCCGTCCGATGCGGCCTTCTGCTGGCGGTAGCCGAAGCGGTCGCCCTTGGAGACGCGGGTGACGTCCAGGACGGCGCCCCGGTACTCCGTGGCCTCGTGGTCGCCCAGCCAGAGCCGGGTGCCGATCCGCGCACGGAAGCGGGTCTGCGGGAACTGCTGCTGCAGCCGGGCGAGTTCCTCGGCACGCAGATGGCTGACGAACATGGTGTGCAGCGGGAGGCGTGCGGACCGCAGCCGGTCCATCCAGCCGATGACCTCCTCGACGGCGTCGGAGCCGTCGGTGCGGTCGAGCGGCAGGTGCAGGGCGAAGCCCTCCAGCCGTACGTCATCGATCGCCGTCTGCAGCCGGCCGAGGTCCTCCTGGGCGACGCCGTGGCGCTTCATCGAGCTCATGCACTCGATGACGACGCGGGCGCCCACCAGGGCGTGCACGCCGTCGACGGAGGAGACCGAACGGATCACCCGGTCCGGCAGCGGAACGGGCTCCTCGCCCCGTCTGAAGGGCGTCAGGACGAGCAGGTCGCCGCCGAACCAGTCCTTCATCCGGGCCGCTTCGTAGGTGGTGCCGACGGCGAGCATGTCGGATCCGAAGCGGGTCACCTCGTCGGCGAGCCGTTCGTGGCCGAAGCCGTATCCGTTGCCCTTGCAGACCGGCACTATGCCCGGGAACTGCTCGGTGACCGACTTCTGGTGCGCCCGCCAGCGCGCGGTGTCGACGTAGAGGGAGAGCGCCATGGCCGGGCCCGGAACCTTTCTGATGGCTGCGGTGTATGAGAGGTATGAACGGTCTTGGGGGAAGGTCAGCGACGCGACATGTACATGTCGAGCGCCTTGTGGAGCAGCTTGTTCAGCGGGAAGTCCCACTCGCCGACGTACTCGACGGCCTCGCCGCCGGTGCCCACCTTGAACTGGATCAGGCCGAAGAGGTGGTCGGTCTCGTCCAGCGAGTCGGAGATGCCGCGCAGGTCGTACACCGTGGCGCCCATCGCGTACGCGTCGCGCAGCATTCGCCACTGCATCGCGTTCGAGGGCCGGACCTCGCGGCCGATGTTGTCGGAGGCACCGTAGGAGTACCAGACGTGGCCGCCGACGACGAGCATCGTCGCCGCGGAGAGGTTCACCCCGTTGTGGCGGGCGAAGTACAGGCGCATCCGGTTGGGGTCCTCGGAGTTGAGGACGGTCCACATGCGCTGGAAGTACGAGAGCGGGCGCGGGCGGAAGTGATCGCGCTCGGCCGTGATCTCGTACAGCCGCTGCCACTCGGCAAGGTCCTCGTAGCTGCCCTGGACGACCTCGACGCCGGCCTTCTCGGCCTTCTTGATGTTGCGCCGCCACAGTTGGTTGAAGCCCTTGAGGACGTCGTCGAGGGAGCGGCCCGCGAGCGGCACCTGGAAGACGTAGCGGGGCTGTACGTCACCGAAGCCGGCGCCGCCGTCCTCGCCCTGCTGCCAGCCCATCTTCCGCAGCCGGTCGGCGACTTCGAAGGCGCGCGGCTCGATGTGGCTGGCCTCGACGTCGCGCAGCCGCTTCACGTCCGGGTCCTGGATGCCCGACTTGATCGCGGTCGAGTTCCAGCGGCGGATGACGACGGGCGGGCCCATCTTCACCGAGAAGGCGCCCTGGTTCTTGAGGTGCGCCAGCATCGGCTGCAGCCAGTCGTCCAGGTTCGGGGCGTACCAGTTGATGACCGGGCCCTCGGGGAGGTACGCGAGATAGCGCTTGATCTTGGGCAGCTGCCGGTAGAGCACCAGGCCGGCGCCCACGAGCTCACCGGACTTGTCGAACCAGCCCAGGCTCTCGGAGCGCCACTCGGTCTTGACGTCTGCCCATGCCGGGACCTGGCAGTGACTCGCCGACGGCAGACTCTGGATGTAGGCCAGATGCTGCTCTCGGCTGATGGTCCTCAGGGTCAGGCTCATACGGGGCGCTCCTCGGCAGGCGTGTCTCGCGCCGAAGCCTACTGCGCCGGGGTTGCGCCCCGTCTGGCCGCAGGGGGAGTGAAGGGACCGCGGGCGCCGCTAGCCGCCCACCACCCCGCCGAAGAGGCCGCCGTGGGCCATGGCGATGAAGAAGCCGACGGCGGCGGCGCCGAGGCCGAGGATCACCAGGAACCTCTCGCGGGTCGTGACCGAGACGAACATCCCGTACGCACCGGTGAGGATCCCCACCAGGCCCGCCCAGGAGCTCAGCAGATGCAGGTTGTGGAAGAACGAGGTGGCGAAGGCCACCGCACCGAGGACCACGGTCAGCGCGACCAGGGTGTCCTGCAGCGGATGGGGCTTGCCGTCCGTGGCGAAGAGGGAGGCGGCGGGGTTGGGTCGTACTGCCTGTGCCATGAGGCACCTCCTGGCATAAGGCGGCGCAGAGTAGCGCCGCACACACCCGATGTGTACAGAGTGGCTCCCCCGACGGCCGGATTTCAACCGGAAGCCCGTGTGCGGGTACTCTGTACGGTCTGCACCGGTGTCTGCCCTCGCTGCACGGCAAGCCACCTCCTCAGGGAGATGAATTGTCAGTGGCGGCCGATACCGTTGCATACGCATCACGACCCTCCTGCCACGGAACGACCGTGGCCGCTGAGTCCAAAGGAGGTGGGTTCTACATGCGTCACTACGAAATGATGGTCATCCTCGACCCCGATCTCGAGGAGCGCGCTGTCTCCCCGCTGATCGAGAACTTCCTCTCCGTCGTCCGCGAGGGCAACGGAAAGGTTGAGAAGGTCGACACCTGGGGCCGTCGTCGTCTCGCTTACGAGATCAAGAAGAAGCCCGAGGGCATCTACTCGGTCATCGACCTGCAGGCCGAGCCTGCGGTCGTCAAGGAGCTCGACCGCCAGATGAACCTGAACGAGTCGGTCCTCCGGACCAAGGTCCTCCGTCCCGAGACCCACTGAGCTTCTAGCTCAGAGGTCATCGGGTCCGAGTAGCAACAAGCAGCCAGAAGCAATCCCCGCCGAGAGGTTCACCCATGGCAGGCGAGACCGTCATCACGGTCGTCGGCAATCTCGTCGACGACCCCGAGCTGCGCTTCACCCCGTCCGGTGCGGCGGTCGCGAAGTTCCGTGTCGCGTCCACTCCCCGCATCTTCGACCGGCAGACCAATGAGTGGAAGGACGGCGAAGGCCTGTTCCTCACCTGCTCGGTCTGGCGTCAGGCGGCGGAGAACGTCGCGGAGTCGCTTACGCGAGGCATGCGCGTCATCGTGCAGGGCCGGCTGAAGCAGCGGTCGTACGACGACCGCGAGGGCGTCAAGCGCACGGTCTACGAGCTGGACGTCGAGGAAGTCGGCCCCAGCCTCAAGAGCGCCACGGCCAAGGTCACCAAGACCAGTGGTCGCGGTGGTCAGGGCGGCCAGGGTGGCGGCTACGGCGGCGGAGGCGGCCAGCAGGGCGGCGGCAACTGGGGCGGAGCCCCCAGCGGAGGCCAGCAGGGCGGTGGCGGTGCACCCGCCGACGACCCGTGGGCCACCAGCGCGCCGGCCGGTGGCGGCCAGCAGCAGGGCGGCGGCAGCTGGGGCTCGAGCTCCGGCGGTGCCGGTGCCGGCAACTCTGGCGGCGGCTACTCGGACGAGCCGCCCTTCTAGGGCAGTTCGTTCCCACTTCTTGATCACACAGGAGAAACACCATGGCGAAGCCGCCTGTGCGCAAGCCTAAGAAGAAGGTCTGCGCTTTCTGCAAGGACAAGACCGTTTACGTGGACTACAAGGACACGAACATGCTGCGGAAGTTCATTTCCGACCGCGGCAAGATCCGTGCCCGCCGCGTGACCGGCAACTGCACGCAGCACCAGCGTGACGTCGCAACGGCTGTGAAGAACAGCCGTGAGATGGCGCTGCTGCCCTACACGTCGACCGCGCGATAAGGGAAGGGTGACCGAAAAATGAAGATCATCCTCACCCACGAGGTCGCTGGCCTCGGTTCCGCCGGTGACGTCGTTGACGTCAAGGACGGTTACGCCCGCAACTACCTGGTCCCGCGTGGTTTCGCGATCCGCTGGACCAAGGGTGGCGAGCAGGACGTGGCGCAGATTCGCCGCGCCCGCAAGATCCACGAGATCGCGACGATCGAGCAGGCCAACGAGGTCAAGGCCAAGCTCGAGAGCGTGAAGGTCCGTCTGGCTGTTCGCTCCGGCGACGCCGGCCGTCTCTTCGGCTCCGTCACCCCGGCGGACATCGCCGCGGCGATCAAGACCGCCGGTGGCCCGGTTGTCGACAAGCGCCGTGTCGAGCTCGGTTCGCCGATCAAGACCCTGGGCTCCCACGAGGTCTCCGTGCGTCTGCACGCCGACGTCGCTGCGAAGCTCGGCGTCGAGGTCGTTGCTGCCTGATCGCAGCAATCGCTCGTAGAGCAGTAGAGAGGGCCGCACCCCACGGGGTGCGGCCCTCTCGCTGTTTGCCTGTTTCACGTGAAACAGGCAAACAGGGAATCAGCGTCAGCGGGTGGCGCCGGTGACGAGCCAGCGGCCCGAGCGGGCGCGAAGCCAGAGCGTCGCCAGGCGGACCACCATCATCAGCGTCATGGCCCACCACAGGGCGGTCAGACCGCCGCCCAGCGCGGGGACCAGCAGCGCGGCCGGGGTGAAGACGGCCAGCGTGACGAGCATGGCCCAGGCCAGATAGGGGCCGTCGCCCGCGCCCATCAGTACGCCGTCGAGGACGAAGACGATCCCTGCGACGGGCTGCGCGACCGCCACCACCAGCAGAGTGGGGAGCAGGGCGTTCTGGACCGACGGGTCGCTGGTGAACAGCGGGATGAACAGGGGGCGGGCGACGGCGACCAGGATGCCGAGAACTGTTCCTGAGGCGACTCCCCACTGGACCATGCGCCGGCAGGCCTCCTGGGCGCCCTTGGTGTCACCGGCGCCCAGATAGCGGCCGATGATGGCCTGGCCCGCGATGGCGATGGCGTCGAGCGCGAAGGACAGCAGGCTCCACAGGGAGAGGACGATCTGATGGGCCGCGATCTCCGCGTCGCCCATACGGGCCGCGACGGCTGTGGCGATCATGAGGACGGCACGCAGCGAGAGCGTACGGACGAGAAGGGGCACCCCGGCCTGGGCGCAGGCCCGGATCCCGGCGGCGTCGGGGCGCAGTGAGGCTCCGTGGCGCCGGGCTCCCCGTACGACCACGATCAGATAGGCGGCCACCATGCCGAACTGGGCGATCACCGTGCCCCAGGCGGAGCCCGCGATGCCGAGCCCGGCGCCGTACACGAGACCGGCGTTGAGCGCCGCGTTGGCGGAGAAGCCGCCCACGGCGACGTACAGGGGCGTCCTGGTGTTCTGGAGGCCGCGGAGCACGCCTGTGGCGGCCAGGACGACCAGCATGGCGGGGATGCCGAGGCTGGAGATCCGGAGATACGTGACCGCGTAGGGGGACGCGGTGTCGGAGGTGCCGAAGAGGGAGACCAGCCAGGGGGCCGTGGGCAGTACGACGGCGATGACGGCGGCGCCGAGCAGCAGGGCCAGCCAGATGCCGTCCATGCCCTGGCGGATGGCCGACTGGAGATCTCCGGCGCCGACCCGGCGGGCGACGGCGGCGGTGGTGGCGTAGGCGAGGAAGACGAAGATGCTCACCGCGGTGGTGAGCAGAGCCGCGGCGACTCCGAGACCGGCCAGTTGCGGGGTGCCGAGATGGCCGACGACGGCACTGTCGACCATGACGAAGAGCGGCTCGGCGACGAGCGCGCCGAAGGCGGGGACGGCGAGAGAGACGATCTCCCGGTCGTGGAGTCTTCGACTGCGTTTCGGTGGAGCGGGGGCCTGTGCCATGGGCATCAATCTAATCTTCCACAGGTAAGAGATGCAATGCCTATTCGATCCTTACCTGGCGGTTCGTTTCCGCTTCGGCTGCGTGCCGTTTGTCGCGATCTTGGTCCGGTCGGGAAAGTTTTTCTCCCCCACAGCCGGTGGATGACGAAAGTGCAGGTCAAGTGAGGTGTCGGGGTGTGAGGAAATTGTTGTCCACAGCGCTGTCCCCCGGGTCGTGCACAGGTTTTGGCGACTTCTCCACAGCAACGGGTCCGTCACCCACAGGGCCTGTGGATAACCAGATTGGCTGACGTCGGCGACAGGCCTACCGTGGACCGTCGCCCGACGCGCCGGAATCGGAGCCGGGCGTCTCATTTGTCAGAGCCGTGCCGTAAGAAAGAGTGGCACGGCGAGGTCCGCGGAGCGGACGGGAGGAGGCGGCCCGGTGAGCATTTCCGAGCCCTTGGACGACCCCTGGGCCGACAGCGGTCCTGGTGACCGTCTGCCCGCCCGTAGGAAGCGCGGCGAAGGCAACGGCGGCGGCCGCGAGCAGCACGACCGGGGTGGCGAGGGCGGTGGCTGGGACGGCGGGGGACCCTCCGCCTTCGAGCGGGTCCCCCCGCAGGACATCGATGCGGAGCAGTCCGTACTCGGCGGCATGCTGCTCTCCAAGGACGCCATCGCGGACGTGGTGGAGGTCCTCAAGGGCAACGACTTCTACCGTCCCGCCCACGAGACCGTCTACCTGGCGATCCTCGACCTCTACGCCAAGGGCGAGCCGGCCGACCCGATCACCGTCGCCGCGGAGCTGGTCAAGCGCGGTGAGATCACCAAGGTCGGCGGGGCGCCGTACCTGCACACGCTCGTCCAGTCGGTGCCGACGGCCGCCAACGCCGTGTACTACGCGGAGATCGTCCACGAGCGGGCGGTGCTGCGTCGTCTCGTCGAGGCCGGCACGAAGATCACGCAGATGGGATACGCCGCCGACGGCGACGTCGACGACATCGTCAACTCGGCCCAGGCCGCGATCTATGCGGTCACCGAGCAGCGCACCACCGAGGACTATCTGCCGCTCGGCGACATCATGGAAGGCGCGCTCGACGAGATCGAGGCGATCGGTTCGCGCAGCGGCGAGATGACCGGTGTGCCCACGGGCTTCACCGACCTCGACCAGCTCACCAACGGTCTGCACCCGGGCCAGATGATCATCATCGCCGCCCGTCCCGCCATGGGTAAGTCGACGCTGGCGCTGGACTTCGCCCGTGCCTGCTCGATCCAGCACAACCTGCCGAGCGTGATCTTCTCGCTCGAAATGGGGCGCAACGAGATCGCGATGCGACTGCTCTCGGCCGAGGCCCGGGTCGCGCTGCACCACATGCGTTCCGGAACCATGACCGACGAGGACTGGACCCGGCTGGCCCGCCGTATGCCAGATGTCACCCAGGCGCCGCTCTACATCGACGACTCCCCGAACCTGTCGATGATGGAGATCCGCGCCAAGTGCCGCCGGCTGAAGCAGCGCGCGGGCATC
The sequence above is drawn from the Streptomyces sp. NBC_01465 genome and encodes:
- a CDS encoding PadR family transcriptional regulator — protein: MSRRSGILEFAVLGLLRESPMHGYELRKRLNTSLGVFRAFSYGTLYPCLKTLVANGWLIEEPGSAPEDALAASLAGRRAKIVYRLTADGKEHFEELLSHTGPDTWEDEHFAARFAFFGQTEREVRMRVLEGRRSRLEERLEKMRASLTRTRERLDDYTLELQRHGMESVEREVRWLNELIESERAGRDQRRSPDAGAAQQDTSGDAGGLPRHRGATPPDPSEDTK
- a CDS encoding transglycosylase domain-containing protein, translating into MSEHRRKPPQPQGGGRAADRRAAPQPSGRRAAPTRSAPTGSPSGSYGEERPYGGRAEARRAAQRGGGGGSRRRGAPEGGPQGPNGPGGRGGGRRGGGGGGRGDGFDGPAGRGRRPSKKRMIDYPRANKYGWRRWMPSWKLVTGTCIGFTGVLLGAATIAYAMVSVPNVAKTATAQNNVYYWADGSQMVATGGEVNRQIIPYDQIPKEMRFAVMSAENKTFETDSGIDPQGIARALLNMAKGGETQGGSTITQQYVKNAQLDDQSQTISRKFKELFISIKVGTTRDKKEIMAGYLNTAYYGRGAYGIQAAARTYFHTDAKKLNVSQCAFLSSLLKGATYYDPAGNPGIDTEASAEHNTIRVTARWKWTLDEMVKDERISAEDRAKYKTLPHVDGLKKNAQLSGQTGYLVDLAKSYVQKTTKISANDLSKGGYQIYTTFDKKKVEDLEAAVKKVRKEKSDPKRAEDKYVQFGGASVDVKSGAIVAIYGGENATTHFTNNADVTGAQVGSTFKPFVLAAALRDGKRDPDDGSKRTIVSTKSLYSGKNDLKIKNYDGSIWEDKDGKEWLQENDDKQSVGRAPDYAIDLREAMRESVNSAFVQLGMDVGTDKVKQAAVDAGLTDDRTTMASDSVPSFSIGTSSPSAIRMAGAYSTFANNGQQNEPFSVKRVAQDGVDVYNHETKTKSAFSSAIASNVTDVLKTVVDKGTGTSAQLPDGREVAGKTGTTDENKSAWFVGYTPQLSTAIDMYRLDDTHKVSGFQKMYGTFGKDKIHGASFPAEIWHDYMTKAMAGQPELSFPSAEDLGEVVYGGGLSSPEPTPTIVPTPTPSPTPSIPTPSFTPTPTPTPTSSCSKWDWTCNGNSTTPTPSATTSSPGNNGGSNGNGNGGTGVFGGTTG
- a CDS encoding glycosyltransferase family 87 protein; amino-acid sequence: MWAMTSVQRDVEDAPGPQDVVRPTQQDEVATAGSELIGGPVGRFARLGTGPGYGWLTPVRVVVLVALGMFALGMVQKMPCYDWAWFQGATSQYTHACYSDIPHLYVGRGFADDLVPYFDSFNGDMQYLEYPVLTGLFMEVASWLTPHGGSMQHREQVYWMVNAGMLMICTAVIAACVARTHRRRPWDALLLALAPAFALTSTINWDLFAVALTAAAMLMWSRSRPLAFGILIGLATAAKLYPVLILGPVLLLCWRAKKWREFLTALLGAAAAWLVVDLPVMFLAPEGFKKFWTFSHDRGVDFGSFWLIIQQRWVPSGLDTDMVNDVSILLMLLACGGLAALALMAPRRPRLAQLAFLVVAAFILTNKVYSPQYVLWLIPLAALARPRWRDFLIWQACESMYFLGIWLYLAFIGSGDKPKGLPQDGYQWAIILHLVGTLYLCAVIVRDILMPERDVVRKDGSDDPSGGVLDGAPDEFVMGAAAHPPRHAAHHYEDQVVEWGSEHWKR
- a CDS encoding alanine racemase encodes the protein MALSLYVDTARWRAHQKSVTEQFPGIVPVCKGNGYGFGHERLADEVTRFGSDMLAVGTTYEAARMKDWFGGDLLVLTPFRRGEEPVPLPDRVIRSVSSVDGVHALVGARVVIECMSSMKRHGVAQEDLGRLQTAIDDVRLEGFALHLPLDRTDGSDAVEEVIGWMDRLRSARLPLHTMFVSHLRAEELARLQQQFPQTRFRARIGTRLWLGDHEATEYRGAVLDVTRVSKGDRFGYRQQKAASDGWLVVVAGGTSHGVGLEAPKALHGMMPRAKGVARAGLATVNRNLSPFVWAGKQRWFAEPPHMQVSILFVPSDAQEPRVGDELVAHLRHTTTQFDRLVDR
- a CDS encoding lipid II:glycine glycyltransferase FemX, with protein sequence MSLTLRTISREQHLAYIQSLPSASHCQVPAWADVKTEWRSESLGWFDKSGELVGAGLVLYRQLPKIKRYLAYLPEGPVINWYAPNLDDWLQPMLAHLKNQGAFSVKMGPPVVIRRWNSTAIKSGIQDPDVKRLRDVEASHIEPRAFEVADRLRKMGWQQGEDGGAGFGDVQPRYVFQVPLAGRSLDDVLKGFNQLWRRNIKKAEKAGVEVVQGSYEDLAEWQRLYEITAERDHFRPRPLSYFQRMWTVLNSEDPNRMRLYFARHNGVNLSAATMLVVGGHVWYSYGASDNIGREVRPSNAMQWRMLRDAYAMGATVYDLRGISDSLDETDHLFGLIQFKVGTGGEAVEYVGEWDFPLNKLLHKALDMYMSRR
- the rpsF gene encoding 30S ribosomal protein S6; translation: MRHYEMMVILDPDLEERAVSPLIENFLSVVREGNGKVEKVDTWGRRRLAYEIKKKPEGIYSVIDLQAEPAVVKELDRQMNLNESVLRTKVLRPETH
- a CDS encoding single-stranded DNA-binding protein — translated: MAGETVITVVGNLVDDPELRFTPSGAAVAKFRVASTPRIFDRQTNEWKDGEGLFLTCSVWRQAAENVAESLTRGMRVIVQGRLKQRSYDDREGVKRTVYELDVEEVGPSLKSATAKVTKTSGRGGQGGQGGGYGGGGGQQGGGNWGGAPSGGQQGGGGAPADDPWATSAPAGGGQQQGGGSWGSSSGGAGAGNSGGGYSDEPPF
- the rpsR gene encoding 30S ribosomal protein S18, with the protein product MAKPPVRKPKKKVCAFCKDKTVYVDYKDTNMLRKFISDRGKIRARRVTGNCTQHQRDVATAVKNSREMALLPYTSTAR